The Actinopolyspora erythraea genome has a segment encoding these proteins:
- a CDS encoding hydroxymethylglutaryl-CoA lyase, with the protein MGVRALGLPEATRSPESPELPERVTIWEVGPRDGLQNESGVIPSGVKLEFLNRLNAAGLPVIETTSFVHPDWVPQLADATEVVNGLSPKPGVRYPVLVPNQRGLDRAREAGVADIAIFASATESFAQRNLNRSFENQFEMFRPVVRGALSSGMRVRGYLSMVFGDPWQGAVPVEQVVSAGKRLLEMGCDQLSLGDTIGVATPGQVEGVLRGFRAADVATDRLAVHFHDTYGQALANTYAALRLGVSTVDASAGGLGGCPYAGSATGNLATEDLVWMLSGLGIEHGVDLEMLVDTSTWMAERLGKPSPSPVVKALAR; encoded by the coding sequence CCTGCCGGAGGCCACGCGTTCCCCGGAGAGCCCGGAGCTGCCGGAGCGGGTGACGATCTGGGAAGTGGGGCCCCGGGACGGTCTGCAGAACGAGAGCGGTGTGATCCCCTCCGGCGTCAAGCTCGAGTTCCTCAACCGGCTCAACGCCGCGGGGCTGCCGGTGATCGAGACGACCAGCTTCGTCCACCCCGACTGGGTCCCCCAGCTGGCCGATGCCACCGAGGTCGTCAACGGGCTCTCGCCCAAGCCCGGCGTGCGCTACCCGGTGCTGGTGCCCAACCAGCGCGGGCTCGACCGGGCCAGGGAGGCGGGCGTGGCCGACATCGCGATCTTCGCCTCGGCCACCGAGAGCTTCGCCCAGCGCAACCTCAACCGGAGCTTCGAGAACCAGTTCGAGATGTTCCGCCCGGTCGTGCGCGGCGCCCTCTCCTCCGGAATGCGGGTGCGCGGTTACCTCTCCATGGTCTTCGGCGATCCGTGGCAGGGCGCCGTTCCGGTCGAGCAGGTGGTCAGCGCGGGCAAGCGGCTGCTGGAGATGGGCTGCGACCAGCTCTCCCTCGGCGACACCATCGGCGTGGCCACCCCCGGCCAGGTGGAGGGCGTGCTGCGCGGGTTCCGCGCGGCGGACGTGGCCACCGACCGGCTCGCGGTGCACTTCCACGACACCTACGGCCAGGCGCTGGCCAACACCTACGCGGCGCTGCGGCTCGGGGTCAGCACCGTCGACGCCTCGGCGGGCGGGCTGGGCGGCTGCCCCTACGCCGGGTCGGCCACCGGCAACCTGGCCACCGAGGACCTCGTGTGGATGCTGTCGGGGCTGGGGATCGAGCACGGTGTCGATCTGGAGATGCTGGTGGACACCAGCACCTGGATGGCCGAGCGGCTCGGCAAGCCCAGCCCGTCGCCGGTGGTCAAGGCGCTGGCGCGGTGA
- a CDS encoding WXG100 family type VII secretion target produces the protein MTGFHSDPRKLTEHAGEFPEHAERARRIRDELRTALDATAGCWGADEAGGRFAELHLPGAERALSELERLPDGLAEMGRNLAEVAETHRLADESAAERLDGLDTEPGRG, from the coding sequence ATGACAGGTTTCCACAGTGACCCCCGGAAACTCACCGAGCACGCCGGGGAGTTCCCCGAGCACGCGGAGCGTGCCAGGCGGATCCGCGACGAGCTGCGCACCGCGCTGGACGCGACAGCGGGTTGCTGGGGGGCCGACGAGGCGGGCGGCAGGTTCGCCGAGCTGCACCTGCCCGGGGCCGAGCGCGCGTTGAGCGAACTGGAACGCCTGCCGGACGGGCTGGCGGAGATGGGCAGGAACCTGGCGGAGGTGGCCGAGACCCACCGTCTCGCCGACGAGTCCGCCGCCGAACGACTCGACGGGCTCGACACCGAGCCGGGCCGGGGGTGA
- a CDS encoding YbaB/EbfC family nucleoid-associated protein, with translation MALTDHRAQVDEMIADYRRSRQRLSEVGDELAAIEETVGDERGTVSVTVGSGGALRRLWLSEQAYRTHRPEELGRLILRLSGTATERVAERTDAVLATVLPSGSDPAAFRAEVTSPPVTGVSVSGGPGRADNGSETSPAEPEQEESPEPRSWLRDVGAAERSR, from the coding sequence GTGGCGTTGACCGACCACCGCGCGCAGGTCGATGAGATGATCGCCGACTACCGGCGCAGCAGGCAGCGGCTCTCCGAGGTCGGTGACGAGCTCGCCGCGATCGAGGAAACCGTCGGCGACGAGCGGGGGACCGTCTCGGTCACCGTTGGCTCCGGAGGAGCGCTGCGGCGGTTGTGGCTGTCCGAACAGGCCTACCGCACGCACCGGCCCGAGGAGCTCGGTCGGCTGATCTTACGGCTGTCGGGGACAGCCACCGAACGGGTCGCCGAGCGCACCGACGCCGTGCTCGCGACGGTGCTGCCCTCCGGAAGCGACCCCGCCGCTTTCCGCGCGGAGGTCACCTCGCCACCCGTCACCGGGGTGTCGGTGTCGGGCGGACCCGGGCGTGCGGACAATGGTTCGGAGACCTCACCAGCGGAGCCCGAGCAGGAGGAGTCGCCCGAACCGCGGAGTTGGCTGCGGGACGTCGGAGCGGCGGAACGGAGCCGGTGA
- a CDS encoding adenosylcobinamide amidohydrolase, which translates to MTAAEAARFPATSPRTLRGQPLLVWECPGEWLAVSSGSYGGGLGTRRWVLNATVPSGYDRPDPAAHVAEMADELGLEGPGTGLLTAVDVRHEVTAAEAGVRASVTTGVGYPVWAAHDAADTSHLVRGYTPGTINAVCFLPVRLSESALVNLVATVAEAKAQALLEAGVAGTGTCTDATVVLCPPDGEPEPYGGPRSVIGAPLARVVHRAVSEGLRVTNPRHG; encoded by the coding sequence GTGACGGCTGCGGAGGCCGCGCGCTTCCCGGCCACGAGCCCGCGCACGCTGCGGGGACAGCCGCTGTTGGTCTGGGAGTGTCCCGGCGAGTGGTTGGCCGTCTCCTCGGGTTCGTACGGTGGTGGGCTCGGAACGCGTCGGTGGGTGCTCAACGCCACCGTCCCCAGTGGATACGACCGTCCGGATCCGGCCGCGCACGTCGCCGAGATGGCGGACGAGCTCGGGCTCGAAGGGCCGGGTACGGGGTTGCTGACCGCCGTGGACGTGCGCCACGAGGTGACCGCGGCCGAAGCCGGGGTGCGGGCGAGCGTGACCACCGGGGTGGGCTATCCCGTCTGGGCCGCGCACGACGCCGCCGACACCTCCCACCTGGTCCGTGGCTACACGCCGGGCACCATCAACGCGGTGTGCTTCCTGCCGGTGCGGTTGAGCGAGTCCGCGCTGGTCAACCTGGTCGCCACCGTCGCGGAGGCCAAGGCGCAGGCGTTGTTGGAGGCCGGTGTGGCCGGTACCGGCACGTGCACCGACGCGACCGTGGTGCTGTGCCCGCCCGACGGCGAGCCCGAGCCCTACGGCGGGCCGCGCTCCGTGATCGGTGCGCCGCTGGCCCGCGTGGTGCACCGGGCGGTGTCCGAGGGGCTGCGCGTGACGAACCCGCGGCACGGGTGA
- a CDS encoding glycohydrolase toxin TNT-related protein (This protein contains a domain related to Tuberculosis Necrotizing Toxin, which is the C-terminal effector domain of outer membrane channel protein CpnT, and which has a lethal NAD+-glycohydrolase activity.) codes for MGIELPGELRGVAERTGAHWPEADEDAMREAASAWRRAADSLDGLAASSDNSANGALAAVEGEAGRAANRQWRGFVEPDTGRLPGCARECRAAADRLDHAAEQVGAAKVRIVRELVALAKQTDAAERAAGAGNPSATVRAESAVSGTATNIAELNRALVSAVDSSGGVGIDSGAPPGAEPLVGSGGAPGAMMDAGDSGDAVDAARAVDSPGSLPLGEADRASLPDPAELAGAEDEAGWIERFAGEPAAEVADLPGEVPDAPGATGERAPGGRISELLDPATAGAEDRGPAAAPEETGNPPGGPPSGGTPDRELTGPVSPETLRRAGAAPDTGTEAGTGPIPTVDPAAPPASESAARAAGAGEQRPGAEHDPSTAPHSVQRAWAAPGAAPAPPPPASPGPPVPGQAGAAPPNPAPPPGQLGPQGQPAPLGQPQRLVRGAAPPPAPPGGGRPVGSPDQGAGAPRPGVPPRGGHQLPGAVHPGAVPQAGIASFAPGGAMSQQPPQPPQPAQQPAQQPAEGRRPLRENQRDPAVVAFVLHQFPLGHMPVAETRPSRQWSPSGQPSERDTFTVPPQSHPRADLVEELAGPGPARPPAPRTARCSVAEPDRAIPGELLLGYEPLGPEAEVGEFEWERRYLLPGPGENGTHAYDWPVRHGFPDNGAEEPRPEVLPPDTLLDRLGDEWGLVLAPEGTGFASRSLPPEFRERTYRRYRVVRPLPVWHARAVAWFEQPGTGLRYRTTHPITELVALGVLVDPDAESERDTEAQHADVSGQDVSSGGADAAARNEGSEPDASADPEGTGQTLRIRSGDTGVEVRSMSGSAEMTR; via the coding sequence TTGGGGATCGAGCTGCCCGGTGAGCTGCGTGGCGTGGCCGAGCGCACCGGCGCGCACTGGCCGGAGGCGGACGAGGACGCCATGCGCGAGGCCGCCTCGGCCTGGCGCCGTGCCGCCGACTCGTTGGACGGACTGGCCGCCTCCTCCGACAACTCCGCCAACGGTGCGCTCGCCGCCGTCGAGGGGGAGGCGGGCCGTGCCGCGAACAGGCAGTGGCGGGGGTTCGTCGAACCGGACACCGGACGGCTGCCGGGCTGTGCGCGGGAGTGCAGGGCGGCGGCGGACCGGTTGGACCACGCGGCGGAGCAGGTGGGGGCGGCCAAGGTCCGGATCGTGCGTGAGCTGGTCGCGCTCGCCAAGCAGACCGACGCGGCCGAGCGGGCCGCCGGGGCGGGCAATCCCTCCGCCACCGTGCGGGCCGAGTCGGCGGTCAGCGGCACCGCCACCAACATCGCCGAGCTCAACCGCGCTCTGGTGAGCGCGGTGGACAGTTCCGGTGGGGTGGGCATCGACTCCGGTGCTCCGCCGGGGGCTGAACCGTTGGTCGGTTCCGGCGGGGCGCCCGGCGCGATGATGGACGCCGGGGACAGCGGCGACGCCGTCGATGCGGCACGGGCCGTGGATTCGCCGGGCAGCCTCCCCTTGGGCGAGGCGGACCGTGCCTCCCTGCCCGACCCCGCCGAGCTCGCGGGAGCGGAGGACGAGGCCGGGTGGATCGAGCGGTTCGCCGGAGAACCCGCGGCCGAGGTCGCGGACCTTCCGGGCGAAGTGCCGGACGCTCCGGGAGCTACCGGGGAGCGCGCTCCCGGTGGCAGGATCTCGGAGCTGCTGGACCCCGCCACGGCGGGAGCCGAGGACCGGGGCCCAGCTGCCGCGCCGGAGGAGACCGGGAACCCGCCCGGAGGGCCCCCGAGCGGGGGCACTCCCGACCGGGAACTGACCGGACCCGTGTCCCCGGAGACGCTGCGGCGTGCCGGGGCCGCACCGGACACCGGAACCGAGGCGGGAACCGGGCCGATCCCCACCGTGGATCCGGCCGCGCCTCCGGCTTCCGAATCCGCCGCCCGAGCGGCCGGTGCGGGCGAACAGCGGCCCGGGGCGGAGCACGATCCGAGCACCGCACCGCACTCCGTCCAGCGGGCCTGGGCCGCTCCCGGAGCCGCCCCGGCACCTCCGCCGCCTGCTTCGCCGGGACCACCCGTGCCCGGCCAGGCGGGGGCGGCACCGCCGAACCCGGCACCGCCACCGGGACAGCTCGGCCCGCAGGGGCAGCCTGCTCCGTTGGGGCAGCCGCAGCGGCTGGTGCGGGGCGCCGCGCCGCCGCCGGCCCCTCCGGGAGGCGGTCGGCCGGTCGGATCGCCGGATCAGGGGGCCGGTGCTCCCCGTCCCGGCGTTCCGCCACGGGGCGGGCACCAGCTCCCCGGAGCGGTCCATCCGGGGGCGGTTCCCCAGGCGGGGATAGCTTCGTTCGCGCCGGGCGGGGCCATGTCGCAGCAGCCGCCGCAACCTCCGCAGCCCGCACAGCAACCCGCGCAGCAGCCCGCCGAGGGGCGGCGTCCCCTTCGGGAGAACCAGCGGGACCCCGCTGTCGTGGCGTTCGTGCTGCACCAGTTCCCGCTGGGGCACATGCCGGTGGCCGAGACGCGGCCCAGCAGGCAGTGGTCGCCCTCCGGGCAGCCGTCCGAACGGGACACCTTCACGGTTCCGCCACAGTCGCACCCGCGCGCGGACCTCGTCGAGGAGCTGGCCGGGCCGGGCCCCGCACGCCCACCCGCGCCTCGCACGGCGCGGTGCTCGGTGGCGGAACCCGACCGCGCGATTCCGGGGGAGCTGCTGCTCGGCTACGAACCGCTCGGCCCGGAAGCCGAGGTCGGCGAGTTCGAGTGGGAACGGCGCTACCTGCTGCCCGGGCCGGGGGAGAACGGGACGCACGCCTACGACTGGCCGGTGCGGCACGGCTTCCCGGACAACGGGGCCGAGGAGCCGCGTCCCGAGGTGCTGCCGCCGGACACCCTGCTCGATCGGCTGGGTGATGAGTGGGGGCTGGTGCTGGCTCCGGAAGGCACGGGCTTCGCGAGCCGCTCGCTGCCCCCGGAGTTCCGGGAACGCACCTACCGCCGGTACCGCGTGGTGCGGCCGCTGCCGGTGTGGCACGCGCGGGCCGTCGCCTGGTTCGAACAGCCCGGCACCGGGCTGCGCTACCGCACGACGCACCCGATCACCGAGCTGGTGGCGCTGGGAGTGCTGGTCGATCCGGACGCCGAATCCGAAAGGGACACCGAAGCCCAACACGCGGATGTCTCTGGACAGGACGTTTCGTCCGGAGGTGCCGATGCTGCCGCGCGGAACGAGGGGTCCGAACCGGACGCTTCGGCTGACCCCGAGGGGACGGGACAGACCTTGCGGATCCGAAGCGGGGACACGGGCGTCGAGGTGAGGTCGATGAGCGGCTCCGCCGAGATGACCCGCTGA